A region from the Mucilaginibacter sp. CSA2-8R genome encodes:
- a CDS encoding Gfo/Idh/MocA family oxidoreductase produces the protein MKPKPFNRRDFLKTLSYGAGALTLGSALGSIQAMALPQGKKLGIALVGLGGYAGGQLAPALQETKHCYLAGIVTGTPSKADEWSKKYRIPDKNVYNYQNFDEIAKNKDIDIIYVVLPVSMHKEYTIRAAKAGKHVICEKPMALNAADCVEMIEACKKANRLLSIGYRLHFEPHTQEIMRLGRQKVYGKVTGVETGNGFRYTGDPNAWRLKKALAGGGALMDMGVYSIQGSRYSTGLEPLFVKATEQKTNYNLFKEVDETIFWDLEFPGGLITKGKSSYNNNWGYLNVTAEKGQYSLQPAFAYGGIQGVTPQRVMNFPQINQQAYQMDDFAQCVLQKKQSRVPGEEGLRDMKVVDAIYRSIASGQREKIG, from the coding sequence ATGAAACCGAAACCATTTAACAGAAGAGATTTCTTAAAAACTTTGTCGTACGGTGCCGGTGCCCTTACGTTAGGTTCCGCTCTTGGCTCCATACAAGCAATGGCATTGCCCCAGGGCAAAAAGCTGGGCATTGCATTGGTTGGTCTTGGTGGTTATGCCGGCGGGCAATTAGCCCCGGCCTTGCAGGAAACCAAACATTGTTACCTGGCGGGTATAGTGACTGGTACGCCATCAAAGGCTGATGAATGGTCTAAAAAGTACAGGATACCCGATAAAAACGTTTATAACTATCAAAACTTCGACGAGATAGCTAAGAATAAGGATATTGACATTATATATGTGGTGCTGCCTGTATCCATGCATAAGGAATATACGATCCGTGCGGCTAAAGCCGGCAAGCATGTGATCTGTGAAAAGCCAATGGCATTAAACGCCGCCGATTGTGTGGAAATGATTGAAGCCTGTAAAAAAGCAAACAGGCTGCTGTCTATTGGTTACCGTTTGCACTTTGAGCCCCATACCCAAGAGATCATGCGCCTGGGGCGCCAGAAGGTTTACGGCAAGGTTACAGGAGTTGAAACAGGCAACGGGTTCAGATACACTGGTGATCCCAATGCCTGGCGGTTAAAGAAGGCTTTAGCGGGGGGCGGGGCATTGATGGATATGGGTGTTTACTCTATACAAGGGTCGCGGTATAGTACTGGGTTGGAGCCATTATTTGTAAAGGCAACGGAGCAAAAAACCAATTATAACCTGTTTAAGGAAGTGGACGAAACCATATTCTGGGATTTGGAATTTCCGGGCGGATTGATAACTAAAGGAAAATCAAGTTATAATAACAACTGGGGTTATTTGAATGTAACGGCTGAAAAAGGGCAGTATAGCCTTCAGCCTGCTTTCGCCTATGGAGGTATACAAGGTGTTACTCCGCAAAGAGTCATGAATTTTCCCCAAATCAACCAGCAGGCTTATCAAATGGATGACTTTGCACAATGCGTACTACAGAAAAAGCAGAGCCGCGTTCCGGGCGAGGAAGGTTTAAGGGATATGAAGGTTGTAGATGCTATCTACCGTAGCATTGCCTCAGGGCAAAGAGAAAAAATTGGATAA
- a CDS encoding M13 family metallopeptidase, whose product MNKTPFIIFAALWLFTSCRQKEQKQQVFLDPNARDTTVRAQDNFFLYANGTWLKKTVIPASESGWGSFYTLENNNQQKLKNLLDNLSSKKHAPGTLEQKVGDYYAAGMDTVAIEKAGAKPIQPLLRKLAEVKDYKQLIYFVTADYRNGAGYLFDFSVNPDDKNSGKYMANFYQSGLDLPEKDYYFRNDSASNKIRLAYVSYIEKMLKLTGYDSQESQKEAKQILALETLIAKAHRTPVELRDPNKNYNKYTVKQIETMMPDLSWPAILNTMGIKTDTVLISQPRYYQELDRLIKAQPLNVWKDKIRFNIADHYARYLSSPFRNARFDFYGRVLSGSKQQQPRWKTVSRQVDGGLGELLGQLFVKDYFKRKDKQRMLELVNNLQMVYRSRIEKLDWMSAATKQKALAKLSAFTKKIGYPDKWKNYDDVTISRNNYFANTVSTERHNYQETIAKLAKPVDRTEWGMTPPTVNAYYNPGLNEIVFPAGILQPPFYFADADDAVNYGSIGAIIGHEMTHGFDDQGKQYDKDGNLKDWWTKEDAVKFSKKVKLIIDEYNSYTVLNNLHVNGQLTQGENLADIGGLAIAYQAFKRTKQGKSTDKIDGLTPDQRFFLAFAQAWQIKERDEETRTRITTDPHSPEMYRTNGPLSNMPAFYQAFGVKPGDKMYRPDSLRVKVW is encoded by the coding sequence ATGAATAAAACACCATTTATAATTTTTGCAGCTCTCTGGCTTTTCACTTCTTGCCGACAAAAAGAACAAAAGCAACAGGTTTTTCTTGACCCGAATGCACGCGATACAACCGTCAGGGCGCAAGACAATTTCTTTTTGTACGCCAACGGAACCTGGCTCAAAAAAACAGTTATCCCAGCTTCAGAATCGGGATGGGGTTCGTTCTACACGTTAGAAAACAATAATCAGCAAAAGTTAAAAAATCTACTCGATAACTTGTCTTCGAAAAAACATGCGCCAGGTACGCTTGAACAAAAGGTAGGAGATTATTATGCTGCCGGGATGGATACGGTAGCCATAGAAAAGGCCGGCGCTAAACCTATACAGCCTTTATTGAGAAAATTAGCGGAGGTGAAAGATTATAAACAGCTGATTTATTTTGTTACGGCTGATTACCGAAACGGCGCAGGCTATTTATTTGACTTTAGCGTTAATCCGGATGATAAAAACAGCGGCAAATACATGGCTAATTTTTACCAAAGCGGCTTGGATTTGCCCGAAAAGGATTACTATTTCCGTAACGATTCGGCTTCAAATAAAATTCGCCTGGCATACGTTTCTTATATCGAGAAAATGCTCAAGCTAACAGGTTATGATTCGCAGGAATCTCAAAAAGAGGCCAAGCAGATTTTGGCATTAGAAACCCTGATTGCCAAAGCACATCGTACACCGGTTGAGCTGCGCGACCCCAACAAAAACTACAACAAGTACACCGTTAAGCAGATAGAAACCATGATGCCTGATTTGAGTTGGCCAGCCATTTTAAATACTATGGGAATTAAAACTGATACTGTTTTAATAAGCCAACCCAGATATTACCAGGAATTAGATAGATTGATTAAAGCGCAGCCGCTTAACGTTTGGAAAGATAAAATTCGTTTTAACATTGCAGACCACTACGCCCGCTATTTAAGCTCACCCTTCCGCAATGCGCGCTTTGATTTTTACGGCCGGGTTTTAAGCGGAAGCAAACAGCAGCAGCCACGGTGGAAAACAGTGTCACGCCAAGTTGACGGTGGTTTGGGCGAATTGTTAGGTCAGCTGTTTGTGAAGGATTATTTTAAACGCAAAGACAAGCAACGCATGCTGGAACTGGTGAACAACCTGCAAATGGTTTACCGGTCGCGCATTGAGAAACTGGATTGGATGAGCGCCGCAACCAAGCAAAAAGCTTTGGCCAAGCTGTCTGCCTTCACAAAAAAAATCGGGTACCCGGACAAATGGAAAAATTATGACGACGTTACCATTAGCCGCAATAATTATTTTGCCAATACAGTAAGTACAGAGCGGCATAATTATCAGGAAACCATTGCTAAATTAGCAAAACCTGTTGACCGTACTGAGTGGGGCATGACGCCGCCTACGGTAAATGCGTATTACAACCCCGGCTTAAATGAGATTGTATTTCCGGCCGGTATATTACAGCCACCATTTTATTTTGCTGATGCCGATGATGCCGTTAATTATGGCTCAATCGGTGCTATTATTGGTCATGAAATGACACATGGCTTTGACGACCAGGGAAAGCAATATGATAAAGATGGTAATTTAAAAGACTGGTGGACCAAAGAAGATGCCGTAAAATTCAGCAAAAAAGTTAAGTTGATTATTGATGAGTATAACAGCTATACCGTTTTAAATAACCTGCATGTAAACGGACAATTAACGCAAGGAGAAAACTTGGCTGACATTGGCGGCTTAGCCATTGCCTACCAAGCCTTTAAGCGGACAAAGCAGGGTAAAAGCACAGATAAGATTGATGGCTTAACACCCGATCAACGTTTCTTTTTGGCATTTGCCCAGGCTTGGCAAATAAAAGAACGGGACGAAGAAACACGTACCCGTATTACCACGGACCCGCACTCACCGGAAATGTATCGCACCAATGGCCCGCTTTCTAACATGCCTGCCTTTTATCAGGCCTTTGGTGTTAAACCCGGAGATAAAATGTACCGCCCGGATAGTTTAAGAGTGAAGGTTTGGTAA
- a CDS encoding rhodanese-like domain-containing protein, giving the protein MSTLIDLVQTFGLPMILLITLLQSLGLPLPAFAILVVTAAVMPPNAADIGLLILTGVLGTFMGDMVLYYAGKHYGTRVLARLCKISLSPDSCVSSSGDLLDRYGSPALTVAKFVPGLSTIAPVIAGVYHMRLRLFGFFSLIAAIIYLASAVLLGNVFRRQVSSILSTLSDYGKAGGLIILLAFGVYILFKWYQRRRLLRQFNVDRVTVEDLLALIQQENLPVILDARPVDQRVRNGFIPGSIAVDDANLSEIADRYGHNNEVIVYCSCPNEITAAKYADQLRKAGIRRIRPLLGGIDEWARSGGVVLFS; this is encoded by the coding sequence ATGAGTACACTGATAGATTTAGTGCAAACCTTCGGCCTGCCGATGATCTTGCTGATCACCTTGCTGCAAAGCCTGGGTCTGCCACTTCCTGCCTTTGCGATTCTTGTAGTCACTGCGGCTGTCATGCCACCCAACGCAGCTGATATAGGCCTGCTTATCCTGACCGGAGTGCTCGGAACCTTTATGGGTGATATGGTACTGTATTATGCCGGCAAACATTACGGCACCCGGGTGCTGGCCCGTTTGTGCAAAATATCGCTATCTCCCGACTCTTGCGTGAGCAGCAGTGGGGACCTTTTAGACCGCTATGGATCCCCTGCGCTGACGGTCGCTAAATTCGTCCCCGGTCTTTCAACCATTGCTCCGGTTATTGCGGGTGTGTATCATATGCGCTTAAGACTATTTGGATTCTTTTCTTTGATTGCAGCAATCATATACCTGGCCAGCGCGGTTTTATTAGGTAACGTTTTTCGCCGGCAGGTCAGCAGCATTTTGTCTACCCTTTCCGATTACGGCAAGGCAGGCGGGCTAATCATACTCCTGGCTTTTGGCGTATACATTCTTTTTAAATGGTATCAAAGGAGGCGGCTGCTTCGACAATTCAATGTAGATCGCGTTACGGTAGAAGATTTACTGGCCTTGATTCAGCAAGAAAACTTGCCTGTCATCCTTGATGCACGTCCTGTAGATCAACGGGTGAGAAATGGTTTTATACCGGGCTCGATAGCTGTTGATGATGCCAATTTGAGCGAAATCGCTGACAGGTATGGGCACAACAACGAGGTCATTGTTTACTGCTCCTGTCCGAACGAAATCACCGCAGCCAAGTATGCAGATCAATTACGCAAAGCCGGTATCCGACGAATTCGCCCCCTGCTGGGAGGCATTGATGAATGGGCCAGATCCGGCGGAGTGGTTCTGTTTTCCTGA
- a CDS encoding SDR family oxidoreductase, whose product MPGKLSGKVAIVTGASAGIGRASALALAAEGAKVVITARRQDRLEALAAEINAMNTQAYIVAGDANDEATAKRCVETALNEAGRIDILLNNAGMGNYKNLIDTSLEEYDQLMDTNMRTTFIFTRQVVPQMLLQKQGTILMISSMAGLYGFANQAVYCATKFAQVGFAQSLDKELRPSGIKVGVICPGGVKTEFAIGTGRTEESVEQSSMLEATDVAGAVLLACTQTPGSRIIEIQMRTMSESL is encoded by the coding sequence ATGCCAGGAAAATTAAGCGGTAAGGTCGCCATTGTAACAGGCGCCAGTGCAGGAATAGGCAGAGCATCAGCCCTTGCTTTAGCTGCTGAAGGAGCCAAAGTTGTTATAACCGCGCGCCGGCAGGATAGGCTGGAAGCGTTAGCAGCTGAAATCAATGCGATGAATACACAGGCATATATTGTTGCTGGTGATGCAAACGACGAAGCAACGGCTAAAAGATGCGTCGAAACCGCGTTGAATGAAGCAGGAAGAATTGACATTCTTTTGAACAATGCAGGTATGGGTAATTATAAAAATCTTATTGATACCTCCTTAGAAGAATATGACCAACTGATGGATACTAATATGCGTACCACTTTTATTTTTACCCGGCAAGTAGTGCCTCAAATGTTACTGCAGAAACAAGGTACCATCTTGATGATCTCATCTATGGCAGGACTTTATGGTTTTGCCAATCAGGCGGTGTATTGTGCCACCAAATTTGCACAGGTAGGTTTTGCTCAATCCCTCGACAAAGAACTTAGACCAAGTGGTATTAAAGTAGGTGTTATTTGCCCGGGCGGAGTAAAAACAGAGTTTGCTATTGGAACCGGCCGCACTGAAGAAAGTGTTGAGCAATCCAGCATGCTCGAAGCTACGGATGTAGCCGGGGCAGTGTTATTGGCCTGTACGCAAACACCTGGTTCAAGAATTATTGAAATCCAAATGCGCACTATGAGTGAGTCGCTGTAA
- a CDS encoding NAD(P)-dependent oxidoreductase: MTKKRIFFTGGSGKAGKHVIPYLLNQGHRVMNVDLVRLDYPGVDNLIADITDSGQMFNAMSSYAGLDELERGDGVPKFDAVVHFAAVPRILLTPDNETFRVNTIGTYNVIEAAVKLGIKKIIIASSETTYGICFSDGKTDPHVLPLEEDYDVDPMDSYGLSKVVNEKTARAFQRRSGFDIYALRIGNVIEPHEYTELFPEYFKHPEVRRRNAFCYIDARDLGQIVDLCLEKNDLGFQIFNAGNDHNGAIIPSKELAEKFFPGVPVTRELEENEALFSNRKIRDVLGFKEEHNWRNYVKVD, translated from the coding sequence ATGACCAAAAAGCGGATATTTTTTACAGGGGGATCAGGAAAGGCGGGGAAGCACGTAATACCATACCTTCTAAACCAGGGGCATAGGGTAATGAATGTAGACTTGGTTCGTTTGGATTACCCGGGCGTAGACAATCTGATAGCTGATATTACCGACTCAGGGCAAATGTTTAATGCCATGAGTTCGTACGCCGGGTTAGATGAGTTGGAAAGGGGAGACGGGGTGCCGAAATTTGATGCTGTGGTACATTTTGCAGCTGTGCCCAGGATCTTACTTACACCTGATAATGAAACTTTTCGGGTCAATACCATAGGCACCTATAATGTGATTGAAGCAGCCGTGAAGCTTGGAATTAAAAAGATCATTATTGCCTCGTCAGAGACCACCTACGGGATTTGTTTTTCAGATGGCAAAACAGACCCTCATGTGTTGCCATTAGAGGAAGACTATGATGTAGACCCAATGGATAGCTATGGATTATCGAAGGTGGTGAATGAGAAAACGGCAAGAGCCTTCCAGCGACGCTCGGGCTTTGATATCTATGCACTTCGTATTGGCAATGTCATTGAGCCCCACGAATACACGGAACTGTTTCCTGAATATTTCAAACATCCTGAAGTGCGTCGCAGGAATGCTTTCTGTTATATTGATGCCCGTGACCTTGGCCAAATTGTGGATTTATGTTTGGAAAAAAATGATCTTGGTTTCCAGATTTTTAATGCCGGCAATGATCATAACGGTGCGATTATCCCAAGTAAAGAACTGGCTGAAAAGTTTTTTCCCGGTGTGCCGGTGACCCGTGAATTAGAGGAGAATGAAGCCCTGTTCTCAAACCGCAAAATCCGTGACGTTTTGGGATTCAAAGAAGAACATAACTGGCGAAACTATGTAAAGGTGGACTAA
- a CDS encoding helix-turn-helix transcriptional regulator — MNIKFGSVLQSIRKESNLSQQDVANIISCSRGTYSCWEHDDGEIPMSKLFVLLNYYNISLSAFVKRVQKDNHAGQLVVSDLQLSDLADIQSELTQISKRIDLLNRSLLSNS, encoded by the coding sequence ATGAATATTAAATTTGGCAGTGTGTTGCAGTCCATCCGTAAAGAATCTAACCTGAGTCAACAAGACGTAGCAAATATTATTAGCTGCAGCAGGGGGACTTATTCGTGCTGGGAACATGATGACGGGGAAATCCCAATGTCTAAGCTTTTTGTGTTGCTTAACTATTATAACATTTCTTTGTCAGCTTTTGTTAAGCGCGTGCAAAAAGATAACCATGCAGGTCAGCTTGTGGTATCAGACCTGCAATTGAGTGATCTGGCAGACATCCAAAGTGAACTTACGCAAATCAGCAAACGTATCGATTTGCTCAACAGAAGTTTGTTGTCCAATTCTTAA
- a CDS encoding TonB-dependent receptor: MAQTNSSSISGRVINEHQQPVEAATIVLLNQKDSTVAASAITGKTGGFQIAGLRSGNYLLLVSAVGFIKAYSKSYPLSLSKALITDDVILKADSRQLKEVQVVSSKPPIEVRPGKVILNVQNSIMADGNSVFEILKQSPGVRVDVSNTISVVGRQSALIMVDGKPTNLSGEDLIDFLKTIQSSTIDRIELITSGSARYDAAGAGVVNIILKKGKNIGFNGSATATAGYGTYYKSNAGVNFNNRTDKLNVFGNYTLRNDESFISKKQNRDVDYNDLLSVLVTDYYSKRKIISNSFNAGADYFISPNHTIGVLIKGNFQHNPVQKNINLKVYNQSKLDSTVVANSVIDKNITQMNYNLNYTGKINKAGGTLSANVDYNTFVRSSNEYITNRFYNSTGDIFRPDSLLRNLSPAHIKVWTSKIDFVNPLSKVLTLQAGAKYSNVKSDNNLNFGPLVNGVYQTDPSFSNHFIYHENVNAAYLNFENKGDKVEWTAGLRAEQTVTEGNSITSHQVIKNNYLNFFPNALLVYKLNAKHNFSLSYNRGISRPSYSFLNPFRIFIDLYDYDDAGNPNLRPQYTNNLELSYTYKDVITATLFSNTVSNAYEFPLYQQNDTTKLFNTRKVNLGNVYNYGMRFYAPAEFTAWWKADFNVTASYVRYVVNPIYTTFKQGSQDIMLSADQHFTITKTIRAELSGFYESPVVNGLDRLKSYGYVNAGLSMQLWNNSGSIRLNAADIFNTNNFRNRVKYANISFYQVAKEETRMVRVTFTYKFGKSTVKAAKTHQTGNEEELKRTTGG; the protein is encoded by the coding sequence TTGGCTCAAACAAATTCATCATCTATTTCTGGAAGAGTTATTAACGAACACCAGCAACCTGTTGAAGCGGCAACCATTGTTTTATTAAATCAAAAGGATTCTACCGTTGCCGCCTCTGCAATTACAGGCAAAACCGGAGGGTTCCAGATTGCCGGTTTGCGCAGCGGTAACTACCTGCTTTTAGTAAGTGCTGTGGGCTTCATTAAAGCCTACAGCAAATCTTACCCATTATCCTTAAGCAAGGCGCTTATAACGGATGATGTTATTTTGAAAGCGGACTCCAGGCAATTGAAAGAAGTGCAGGTAGTCAGTTCAAAACCACCCATCGAAGTACGCCCCGGCAAAGTTATTCTGAACGTTCAGAACAGCATTATGGCGGATGGCAATTCTGTATTTGAAATATTAAAGCAATCGCCGGGTGTGCGCGTTGATGTTTCAAATACGATCAGCGTGGTAGGCAGACAAAGCGCTTTAATTATGGTGGATGGCAAGCCTACCAACTTATCGGGAGAGGACCTTATAGACTTTCTTAAAACTATCCAGTCAAGCACAATTGATCGAATCGAATTAATAACCAGCGGGTCGGCCAGGTATGATGCAGCGGGTGCAGGTGTGGTAAATATTATTTTAAAGAAGGGAAAAAACATTGGCTTTAACGGCTCGGCAACCGCTACAGCAGGCTACGGTACCTATTATAAAAGCAATGCCGGTGTGAATTTTAATAACAGGACGGATAAGCTCAATGTCTTTGGAAACTACACCTTGAGAAATGACGAAAGTTTTATCAGTAAAAAGCAAAACAGGGATGTTGATTATAATGATTTACTGAGTGTTTTGGTTACTGATTATTATTCCAAGCGGAAGATTATTAGTAATTCTTTTAACGCAGGAGCTGATTACTTCATTTCTCCTAATCATACTATTGGCGTTTTAATCAAGGGTAATTTTCAGCATAATCCGGTTCAAAAGAATATAAATCTGAAAGTTTATAACCAATCTAAGCTCGATTCAACAGTGGTGGCTAATTCTGTGATTGATAAGAACATCACCCAGATGAACTACAATTTAAATTATACGGGTAAGATCAATAAAGCGGGGGGCACGTTATCAGCAAATGTTGACTATAACACGTTTGTCCGTTCTTCTAATGAGTATATCACCAATCGGTTTTACAATTCTACAGGCGATATATTCCGTCCCGACTCTTTGCTACGCAATTTATCACCAGCTCATATTAAGGTATGGACCTCAAAAATTGATTTTGTCAATCCCCTTTCCAAAGTACTCACCTTACAGGCCGGCGCAAAATATAGCAATGTAAAAAGCGATAACAACTTAAATTTTGGGCCATTAGTAAATGGTGTATATCAGACCGACCCCTCCTTCAGTAATCATTTTATCTATCACGAAAATGTAAACGCTGCTTACTTAAATTTTGAGAACAAGGGAGACAAAGTTGAGTGGACCGCAGGCTTGCGGGCTGAACAGACAGTGACCGAAGGAAATTCTATTACCTCACACCAGGTCATCAAAAACAATTACCTCAATTTTTTCCCCAATGCGTTATTGGTTTATAAACTAAACGCAAAGCATAATTTTTCGTTGAGTTATAACCGGGGCATTTCAAGACCCAGCTATTCTTTTTTAAACCCGTTCAGAATTTTCATCGATTTATATGATTATGACGACGCCGGTAATCCTAACCTGCGACCTCAATACACCAACAACCTCGAATTATCCTATACTTATAAAGATGTTATTACCGCTACATTGTTTAGCAACACCGTGAGTAATGCTTATGAATTTCCGCTTTACCAGCAAAATGATACCACTAAGTTGTTTAATACCAGAAAGGTAAATTTGGGTAACGTGTATAATTACGGTATGCGGTTTTATGCTCCGGCAGAGTTTACAGCCTGGTGGAAAGCCGATTTTAATGTTACGGCATCCTATGTGCGATATGTGGTGAATCCAATCTATACCACTTTTAAACAAGGTAGCCAGGACATCATGTTATCAGCAGATCAGCACTTCACCATCACTAAAACTATCAGAGCAGAGCTCAGCGGTTTTTATGAATCTCCAGTGGTTAACGGGCTTGACCGGCTCAAATCTTACGGATATGTTAACGCTGGTTTGAGTATGCAGCTTTGGAACAACAGTGGAAGCATCAGACTTAATGCGGCAGACATTTTTAACACAAACAACTTCAGGAATAGGGTGAAATATGCAAATATATCCTTTTATCAGGTAGCCAAGGAGGAGACTCGGATGGTGCGTGTCACTTTTACCTATAAATTTGGGAAGTCGACAGTTAAAGCTGCTAAGACCCATCAAACCGGTAACGAAGAGGAGCTTAAAAGAACTACCGGAGGATAG
- a CDS encoding TonB-dependent receptor has translation MKRTFLALFFFLKFTYTFSQSTGNIKGSIANNRKVSLEMANIILYKTNYRATTDNKGQYHINNIPAGNYLIIISHMGYQNVAQRIRIKNNNTGDFSYTLQDSVISMRSVEVQSERGIGSISTLPEIGGTNIYSGKKNEVILVDSINGDIAQNRARDVFAKVPGITSWELDGSGTQTSIAARGLSPHRSWELNVNQNGYNVNNDLYGYPEAMYNPPLEAVQQIELIRGSAALQYGPQFGGMLNYVIKQPDTTRSLSIATELTFGSFNTSNSFASAGGKKGKFTYYAFFNYRSSDGWRSNSSYNFLNAYASLHYKPTDKVDIGLEYSRENYVQKFAGGLTDAMFAADPRQSTRSRNYFNPILNLPALLFNYTINNKTSLNVKAYTFFGQRNMVIASPALATNADTISKTTGAYAPRELNRDFYNSYTVDARIIKKYNLFGHESAISGGLKYSNAATNRKQNGEATTGSDFNLTQTGDYGINLLFRTINYGLFLENLFRITDRLSVTPGVRYDNLHSTLNGTEYKVYKNFNPVSLSTSRNIVLGGVGAQYKITESINAYGNYSQAYRPILYANLIIGSSTAVIDPNLKDASGHNADIGIRGKIKNILNFDLSAFELKYNNRIGNVTLTDANGKPYTYTTNAGNALTKGVEAFVEIHLLNFNNQDPNNDLSIFSSYAYNHARYLNGKVGAADLTGKTLEDVPQFVSRSGINGSLHNVSATFYYSYVGSSWSDANNTAATSTSPNVGYVPRYGVADFALGYKFSDKYNIRMGVNNLTDNKYFTRRTETLVYLGNGILPGDGRSCYITLGAKF, from the coding sequence ATGAAAAGAACTTTCCTTGCCCTTTTCTTCTTCTTAAAATTTACCTACACTTTTTCCCAATCAACCGGCAATATTAAAGGCAGCATCGCCAACAATAGAAAAGTATCGTTGGAGATGGCAAATATCATCCTCTACAAAACAAACTATAGGGCCACCACCGACAATAAAGGGCAATACCACATCAATAACATTCCGGCCGGAAATTACCTGATCATTATTTCGCATATGGGCTACCAAAATGTTGCACAACGTATACGCATAAAAAACAATAATACCGGCGATTTTTCCTATACGCTTCAGGATAGCGTTATCAGTATGCGTTCTGTTGAAGTACAAAGCGAAAGAGGTATAGGAAGCATATCAACGCTACCGGAGATTGGCGGAACGAATATTTATTCGGGCAAAAAAAATGAGGTAATTTTGGTTGACAGCATTAATGGGGATATTGCTCAAAACAGAGCCCGCGACGTGTTTGCAAAAGTACCGGGTATTACCTCGTGGGAGCTGGATGGTTCGGGTACCCAAACAAGTATTGCGGCAAGAGGATTAAGTCCGCACAGATCATGGGAGTTAAATGTGAACCAGAACGGCTACAATGTGAATAACGATCTGTATGGTTATCCCGAGGCCATGTACAACCCGCCACTGGAAGCCGTACAGCAAATTGAGCTCATCAGGGGATCTGCTGCGCTTCAATATGGCCCACAGTTTGGCGGAATGCTCAATTATGTCATAAAACAACCAGATACGACGCGATCGTTAAGCATAGCAACCGAATTAACATTCGGCTCGTTTAATACCTCAAATTCTTTTGCTTCTGCAGGCGGCAAAAAAGGCAAGTTTACTTATTATGCTTTTTTTAATTACCGTAGCAGCGATGGATGGCGTTCAAACTCCAGCTATAATTTCCTTAATGCTTATGCAAGTTTGCACTATAAGCCCACAGATAAAGTGGATATCGGTCTTGAATACTCAAGAGAAAACTATGTACAGAAATTTGCAGGCGGACTTACCGACGCGATGTTTGCTGCCGATCCGCGCCAATCAACCCGGAGCAGAAATTATTTTAACCCGATACTTAACCTGCCCGCTTTACTTTTTAATTACACCATCAATAACAAGACCTCATTGAATGTTAAAGCTTATACTTTTTTCGGGCAAAGAAACATGGTAATTGCAAGCCCGGCTTTAGCCACCAATGCCGATACCATAAGCAAAACTACAGGCGCCTACGCGCCAAGGGAGCTAAATAGAGATTTTTACAACAGCTATACAGTTGACGCAAGAATAATTAAAAAATACAATTTGTTTGGCCATGAAAGTGCTATCTCTGGCGGTTTAAAATATTCTAACGCCGCTACAAACAGAAAACAAAATGGGGAGGCAACTACAGGAAGTGATTTTAACCTCACTCAAACCGGCGATTACGGTATTAACCTGCTTTTTAGAACTATAAACTACGGATTGTTTCTCGAAAACCTTTTCAGAATCACAGACAGGCTGTCTGTTACTCCCGGGGTAAGGTACGATAACCTGCACTCAACCTTAAACGGTACGGAATACAAAGTCTATAAAAATTTTAACCCCGTATCCCTTTCAACCTCCAGGAACATTGTGCTGGGTGGCGTAGGTGCGCAATACAAGATTACTGAAAGCATTAATGCTTATGGTAACTATTCGCAGGCTTACAGGCCTATCCTTTATGCAAATTTGATCATTGGATCGAGCACTGCGGTGATCGACCCGAATTTGAAAGATGCCAGCGGCCACAATGCAGATATTGGCATTAGGGGAAAAATCAAAAACATATTAAACTTTGATCTGAGCGCATTTGAATTGAAGTATAACAACAGGATAGGCAACGTAACCCTGACCGATGCCAATGGTAAACCGTACACTTACACCACCAATGCCGGCAATGCGCTCACTAAGGGGGTGGAAGCTTTTGTTGAAATTCATCTGCTTAATTTCAATAACCAAGACCCTAACAATGACCTTTCCATATTTTCTTCTTACGCTTATAATCACGCCAGGTATTTAAATGGCAAAGTAGGCGCGGCTGATTTAACAGGCAAAACGTTAGAAGATGTTCCTCAATTTGTTAGCCGCTCGGGCATAAACGGGTCGTTACATAATGTATCCGCTACCTTCTATTACTCCTATGTTGGCAGTTCATGGTCGGATGCAAATAATACAGCGGCTACCAGCACAAGTCCCAATGTGGGCTATGTGCCACGATATGGGGTGGCCGACTTTGCCCTGGGCTATAAGTTTTCTGACAAGTACAACATTAGGATGGGCGTAAATAACCTGACAGATAATAAATACTTTACGCGCAGGACTGAGACGCTCGTTTATCTGGGCAACGGTATATTACCCGGCGATGGAAGGTCATGCTATATTACATTAGGCGCTAAATTCTAA